The following are from one region of the Isoalcanivorax indicus genome:
- a CDS encoding class I SAM-dependent methyltransferase yields MATACPLCQHPAPAHFARAELMGRQVDYLRCPGCRLTFLTPDALPDLATEREQYDLHRNDPADSGYRTFLDRLAGPMQAELPAGAEGLDFGSGPGPTLSLMLTERGFPCAHYDPLYAPDPARLTRQYDFITCTEVVEHFHTPGDSFALLDRLLRPGGVLGIMTSWLMNDATFAHWHYRRDPTHVCFYKPATFQWWAQTHGYDVMLPATNIVLLRKLAGSL; encoded by the coding sequence ATGGCCACGGCCTGCCCGCTCTGTCAGCATCCGGCCCCGGCGCATTTCGCCAGGGCCGAACTGATGGGGCGCCAGGTCGACTACCTGCGCTGCCCCGGCTGCCGCCTCACCTTCCTCACCCCTGACGCCCTGCCCGACCTCGCCACCGAGCGCGAGCAATACGACCTGCACCGCAACGATCCCGCCGACAGCGGCTACCGGACTTTCCTGGATCGCCTGGCGGGCCCCATGCAGGCGGAATTACCCGCCGGTGCCGAGGGCCTGGATTTCGGCAGCGGGCCCGGCCCTACCCTGTCACTGATGCTGACAGAGCGCGGCTTTCCCTGTGCCCACTACGACCCCCTGTATGCCCCCGACCCGGCGCGACTGACGCGCCAGTACGACTTCATTACCTGCACGGAAGTCGTCGAGCATTTCCACACCCCGGGGGACAGCTTCGCCCTGCTGGATCGCCTGCTGCGCCCCGGCGGCGTGCTGGGCATCATGACCAGCTGGCTGATGAACGACGCCACCTTCGCGCACTGGCATTACCGCCGCGACCCGACCCACGTCTGCTTCTACAAACCGGCGACCTTCCAGTGGTGGGCCCAGACACATGGCTATGACGTAATGCTCCCCGCGACCAATATCGTGCTGCTCCGGAAGCTGGCAGGGAGCCTTTAA
- a CDS encoding inositol monophosphatase family protein, whose translation MLAPHVNIALRAARQAGQLIRRAAEDVQHLKVEKKGLNDYVSEVDRAAEARIIDVLQKAYPRYGILAEESGEIAGQGEDARWQWIIDPLDGTTNFLHGFPQFAVSIALACDGKIEHGVIYDPLREEEFTASRGRGAAVNGRRLRVAPRATLDGALIGTGFPFRKDQAQHVEAYMKMLQDIMSHTAGLRRAGSAALDLAWVAAGRMDGFWEIGLQEWDMAAGSLLITEAGGLVGDLTGGHKHLKSGHIVGGNPKIFKALLQKLQPHLTDALRR comes from the coding sequence ATGCTCGCCCCGCACGTGAATATTGCCCTGCGCGCCGCCCGCCAGGCCGGCCAGTTGATCCGCCGCGCTGCTGAAGATGTCCAGCACCTGAAGGTGGAGAAAAAAGGCCTCAATGACTATGTCAGCGAGGTGGACCGCGCCGCCGAAGCGCGCATCATCGACGTGTTGCAGAAGGCCTACCCCCGCTACGGCATCCTGGCCGAAGAAAGCGGTGAGATCGCCGGCCAAGGCGAAGACGCCCGCTGGCAGTGGATCATCGACCCGCTGGACGGCACCACCAACTTCCTGCACGGTTTCCCGCAGTTCGCGGTGTCCATTGCCCTCGCCTGCGACGGCAAGATCGAGCATGGCGTGATCTATGACCCCCTGCGCGAAGAAGAATTTACCGCCAGCCGCGGCCGCGGCGCGGCCGTAAACGGTCGCCGCCTGCGTGTCGCCCCACGCGCCACCCTGGACGGCGCCCTGATCGGCACCGGCTTCCCGTTCCGCAAGGACCAGGCCCAGCACGTCGAGGCCTATATGAAGATGCTCCAGGACATCATGAGTCATACCGCCGGCCTGCGCCGCGCCGGCTCCGCCGCACTGGATCTGGCCTGGGTCGCCGCCGGGCGCATGGACGGCTTCTGGGAAATCGGTTTGCAGGAGTGGGACATGGCCGCTGGCAGCCTCCTGATTACCGAGGCGGGCGGCCTGGTGGGTGATCTCACCGGCGGCCACAAGCACCTGAAAAGCGGCCATATCGTCGGTGGCAATCCCAAGATATTCAAGGCGCTGCTACAGAAGCTCCAGCCCCACCTGACCGACGCCCTGCGCCGCTGA
- a CDS encoding RNA methyltransferase, whose translation MLDKIRIVMVETTHPGNIGAAARAMHTMGLSDLRLIRPQQFPHVEATARASGAGHILAGAQVCQDLDEALAGATLVVGTSARQRRIPWPCLSPRPFAELVAARADVEQVAILFGREDRGLTNEELQRCHYHVAIPANPDYGVLNVASAVQLLCYELRLALEGDPDTDQPVRRARRHQLELPPLDWDAPPADSAELEHFFGHLERMIIESGFLDPDNPAQVMTRLRRLFLRARPDKMEISTLRGVLVSLEKKRD comes from the coding sequence CTGCTCGACAAGATTCGTATCGTCATGGTGGAGACGACCCACCCCGGCAACATCGGGGCGGCGGCCCGGGCGATGCATACCATGGGGCTCAGTGATCTGCGCCTGATTCGGCCGCAGCAGTTTCCCCACGTGGAGGCCACGGCACGAGCCAGTGGCGCCGGCCATATTCTGGCCGGGGCGCAGGTCTGCCAGGACCTGGACGAGGCGTTGGCGGGCGCGACCCTGGTGGTGGGCACCAGCGCCCGGCAGCGGCGTATTCCCTGGCCGTGCCTGTCACCGCGCCCGTTTGCCGAACTGGTGGCGGCGCGGGCCGATGTGGAGCAGGTGGCGATCCTGTTCGGTCGCGAAGATCGGGGGCTGACCAACGAGGAGTTGCAGCGCTGCCACTACCATGTGGCGATTCCGGCCAACCCTGACTATGGTGTGTTGAATGTGGCCTCGGCGGTGCAGCTGTTGTGCTATGAACTGCGCTTGGCCCTGGAGGGGGATCCGGACACCGACCAGCCGGTGCGGCGGGCGCGTCGCCATCAACTGGAGCTGCCGCCGCTGGACTGGGATGCGCCGCCGGCGGACAGCGCCGAGCTGGAGCATTTTTTCGGGCACCTGGAGCGCATGATCATTGAAAGCGGCTTCCTGGACCCTGATAACCCGGCTCAGGTCATGACGCGATTGCGGCGGCTGTTCCTGCGTGCGCGGCCGGACAAGATGGAAATCAGCACCCTGCGTGGTGTGCTGGTGAGCCTGGAAAAGAAGCGAGATTGA
- the iscR gene encoding Fe-S cluster assembly transcriptional regulator IscR, which translates to MRLTTKGRYAVTAMLDLALHARSGPVSLADISERQGISISYLEQLFAKLRRRKLVSSVRGPGGGYQLSAESASISVASVIDAVDESVDATRCAGLGDCQDGETCLTHYLWCDLSDQLHSFLNGISLGDLVDRADVRQVAERQKRRQRQHEQERVPLSVIN; encoded by the coding sequence ATGCGACTCACTACCAAGGGCCGTTATGCGGTCACGGCGATGCTGGATCTGGCACTGCATGCCCGTAGCGGGCCGGTTTCCCTGGCGGATATTTCAGAGCGCCAGGGCATTTCCATTTCCTATCTGGAGCAGCTGTTTGCCAAGCTGCGGCGGCGCAAACTGGTGTCCAGTGTGCGCGGGCCGGGTGGTGGCTATCAGTTGAGCGCCGAAAGCGCCTCCATCAGTGTGGCCAGTGTGATCGACGCGGTGGACGAGTCCGTGGACGCCACCCGTTGCGCGGGTCTGGGGGATTGTCAGGACGGCGAGACCTGCCTGACCCACTACCTGTGGTGTGATCTGTCCGATCAGCTGCACAGCTTCCTCAACGGCATTTCACTGGGGGACCTGGTGGACCGCGCCGATGTGCGCCAGGTGGCGGAGCGTCAGAAACGCCGCCAACGCCAGCATGAGCAGGAACGCGTGCCGCTTAGCGTTATTAACTGA
- the cysE gene encoding serine O-acetyltransferase: MFDSIREDIRSVFDRDPAARNSLEVLLTYPGLHALLLHRLAHWCWRRGMKLLARLISTFSRWATGIEIHPGARIGRRFFIDHGMGVVIGETAEVGDDVTLYHSVTLGGTSWNKGKRHPTLEDGVVVGAGAKVLGPIRVGKGARIGSNSVVTKEVPAGATVVGIPGRVIAKANTEEEKNREEMARKIGFEAYGVTNDMPDPVAQAIRSLLDHMHAVDTKIDRMCSALREQGIRGCDEKLPELNDADFDAVDGADAGPDMAHPPRRDGTDSNT; the protein is encoded by the coding sequence ATGTTCGACAGCATACGGGAAGACATCCGCTCGGTGTTCGATCGTGATCCGGCGGCCCGCAACAGCCTGGAGGTGCTGCTCACCTATCCCGGCCTGCATGCACTGCTGCTGCACCGGCTGGCGCACTGGTGCTGGCGTCGCGGCATGAAGCTGTTGGCACGACTGATATCGACCTTCAGCCGATGGGCCACGGGTATCGAGATTCATCCGGGGGCGCGTATCGGCCGGCGGTTCTTCATCGATCACGGCATGGGCGTGGTCATTGGTGAGACGGCAGAGGTGGGCGATGACGTGACGCTCTATCACAGTGTGACCCTGGGCGGCACCAGCTGGAACAAGGGCAAGCGCCACCCGACGCTGGAGGATGGCGTGGTGGTGGGTGCTGGCGCCAAGGTGCTGGGGCCGATCCGTGTCGGCAAGGGCGCTCGCATCGGCTCCAACTCGGTGGTGACCAAGGAGGTGCCTGCCGGGGCCACGGTCGTGGGTATTCCGGGCCGGGTGATTGCCAAGGCGAACACGGAAGAGGAGAAAAACCGGGAAGAAATGGCGCGCAAGATCGGCTTCGAGGCCTACGGCGTGACCAACGACATGCCCGACCCGGTGGCGCAGGCGATCCGCAGCCTGCTGGATCACATGCACGCTGTGGATACCAAGATCGACCGTATGTGCAGTGCGCTGCGCGAGCAGGGCATCCGGGGTTGCGACGAGAAGCTGCCAGAGCTGAACGATGCCGATTTCGACGCGGTGGATGGTGCGGATGCGGGGCCGGACATGGCGCACCCGCCGCGCCGGGACGGCACAGACAGTAATACTTGA